From Psychroflexus torquis ATCC 700755, the proteins below share one genomic window:
- a CDS encoding beta-ketoacyl-ACP synthase III produces the protein MGDVKAAITAVGGYVPDYVLTNKILESIIETNDDWITSRTGIKERRILKPPHQGSSFLGIKACEDLLSKATTRPEEIDLVIFATATPDMQIASSAAFLATEIGAVNAFSFDLQSACSGFLYGMSVASSYIESKKYKHILLVGADKMSSIIDYTDRSTSIIFGDGGGAVLFSANEEGLGLQDEILKTDGDGRPFLKIDAGGSLLPSSEDTVKNKQHFVFQDGKTVFKFAVSKMADVSKEIMLKNNLSAEDVDWLVPHQANKRIIDAIYKRMDLDSQKVLMNIQRYGNTTSATLPLLLSDYEKQLKKGDNIIFAAFGGGFSWGSIYLKWAYNS, from the coding sequence ATGGGTGATGTAAAAGCTGCCATCACTGCCGTAGGCGGATATGTTCCAGACTATGTTCTTACCAATAAGATATTGGAGAGTATAATTGAAACAAACGATGACTGGATTACTTCCAGAACTGGCATTAAGGAAAGGCGAATATTGAAACCGCCGCATCAAGGGTCCTCTTTTTTAGGCATAAAGGCTTGTGAAGATTTGTTAAGTAAGGCAACAACTCGACCTGAAGAAATAGATCTCGTTATTTTTGCAACGGCTACACCAGATATGCAAATAGCCTCTTCAGCTGCGTTTTTGGCGACTGAAATTGGCGCCGTTAATGCATTTTCCTTCGACTTGCAATCGGCTTGTTCAGGTTTTCTGTATGGTATGTCAGTAGCTTCTTCCTATATTGAATCAAAAAAATATAAACACATTCTTCTAGTAGGCGCAGATAAGATGTCTTCCATCATAGATTATACAGACAGGAGTACGAGTATCATCTTCGGAGATGGTGGTGGTGCTGTTTTGTTTTCTGCCAATGAAGAAGGTTTAGGTCTTCAAGATGAGATATTAAAAACTGATGGTGATGGTCGTCCATTTTTAAAAATAGACGCTGGAGGCTCTCTACTCCCTTCATCTGAAGATACCGTTAAAAATAAACAACATTTTGTGTTTCAAGATGGTAAAACTGTGTTTAAGTTTGCAGTATCGAAAATGGCCGATGTAAGTAAAGAAATTATGTTGAAGAATAATCTTAGTGCAGAAGATGTAGATTGGCTAGTACCACATCAAGCTAATAAAAGGATTATTGATGCTATATACAAACGAATGGATTTAGATTCTCAAAAAGTACTGATGAATATACAACGTTACGGAAATACTACTTCCGCAACATTACCATTATTATTAAGCGATTACGAAAAACAACTTAAAAAGGGAGATAATATTATATTTGCTGCATTTGGTGGAGGCTTTTCATGGGGCTCTATCTACCTGAAGTGGGCATATAATTCGTAA